The Salvia splendens isolate huo1 chromosome 20, SspV2, whole genome shotgun sequence nucleotide sequence TTAATATTAAAGAAGGATCTATTcaaaattattgcgtcatcataCGTCATGCTTCAACAATGTTTCTATGCActttataataattttgatttcGGTCTTCCATTGTAGTAAtccttcttctttccatatcacaaatttacattttattagtatttttttaataagtaAATAGTTTGAAATTTAAGAGTCGAGATTTTTGATCTCAAAACATTAATTATTTTACCATTAGACCAAGTCATACACATTGAGATCTTTTTTTGTCTCTATCATGAGATGACTAGCACAATACAAATCATTAAAACAAGCATAAAAGATTGAATGTATACAAGATACAAATAGATCTAAAATTACAAAACATAGAACATCAAGAATAGTAAAGATATAGATGGTTCAAATTAAAAAAGGTTAAAACCTTAAATTGCTAGTCGTAAAAAACTAATTAATGCCTCTCATTCTCATGTCTAAAATTTGCATGACGGATGTAATTTCAGAGAAAGCGGGTCTAACTGTCTAAGCCCATTTTGGCAACTTCGTTTGCTATGTGCACCATAAAATGAAATTCGATGGACTTACATCAATGAGCAagaattgaaaaattaacaaTGTCAAAGCATAACTAAATAAATTAGGATTATCAAGAGTAATTAAATGGACTAATATAATATATGGGTGGAGTAAGATTAATTAATGGTGCACTAGGGTGAAACTATACTCCTAAATAATATATACAGAACTTAAATCAATTAATAATATTCATTGCATCACACACTTTACAATATATACAATACTTTCTAAACTAAACAAGGAAAGAGATAAATCAAGGATTGATACAATCCCTTGATAGAAGGCAGAAAATAATACAGAAAATAATACAATTAGAGATTTAAATCAGTGCATTATTTTATGCTATCATCCCCCCTCAAGCAAGACGTCGGATGAGGTCCAACGCGTAGCTTGTCtctgaaaaattcaaacaaagGACGATGGAGAGCTTTCGTGAAAATGTCTGCAACCTGCAAGTCTGATGATACATATCGAGTCTCTAGCTGACCATTGGAAACAAGCTCCCTAACAAAGTGGAAGTCAATATCAATGTGCTTAGCACGTTTATGAGAGCTCGGATTCTGACTGAGAAAGATAGCACTATTGTTATCTGAATAAAGAGTCGGGCAAGAAGACAGCTGGACTTGAAGCTCACGAAGAAGTTGAAGCGCACACACCATTTCAGAAGCTGTATTTGCAAGAGCTCGATACTCGGATTCACAGCTAGAGCGAGAGACTGTTGGTTGTTTCTTGGCACTCCAAGATACTAGATTTCCGCCAAGGAAAATAGAATAGCCATATGTAGATCGTCTAGTTTCAACACAACGAGCCCAGTCGGCATCTGAATATGCAACAAGAGAAAACGAAGAGCTACGTGTAAAACTTAAGCCAAAGGCTGGAGTATGTTTTACATAGCGAAGAATTCGTTTTACTGCTTGAAAATGAGCAATGGTAGGGTGTTGAAGATGCTGACTGACAAGATTTACTGCAAAAGATAAATCAGGACGTGTAATTGTCAGATATTGTAGCGATCCGACTAATGACCGATATAAAGTAGGATCCTCAAATGGCTGGCCGTCCTTTGAAAGTTGACAACCTGCAGCCAAGGGTGTAGAGACAGGTTTTGACTCTTCAAGAGATGCTCGTTGAAGGATATCACGAGCATATTTAGCCTGATTCAAGAAAATGCCAGACGAAGTATAAGTGACTTCAAGACCCAAAAAATAACCTAGTTTTCCAAGGTCAGTGATGGCAAATTCTTGATGAAGACGAGAGATGACAGATTTCAAGACATTATAAGAATTTCCTGTCAAAAttatatcatcaacataaacTAAGAGATATATAGTGGATGAGCCACGATTATAAATGAACAACGAGGGATCAGAACGACTACAGAAAAATCCAATGCGTATGAGAAAGTCACTGAGTCGTTGATACCATGCAAGAGGAGCTTGCTTTAGACCATATATCGCCTTTTTAAGACGGCATACATGATTTGGAAACTGAGGGTCAACAAAGCCAGGGGGCTGTTCCATATATACTGGCTTGGATAGAACGCCGTTCAAGAAGGCATTTTGGACATCCAACTGATGTAGAGGCCAATTATTGGAAACAACAATGGATAACACGACTCGAATTGTAGAAGCTCGAACAACTGGACTGAAAGTATGGCAATAATCAAAACCCGGTAGTTGTGTGAAGCCTTGTGCAACAAGACGAGCTTTATGGCGATCAAGTGAACCATCTTCCTTGAATTTGGTTCAAAAAACCCATTTGGATCCCACAACATTTACATCTTTAGGACGAGGAATAAGATCCCAACTGTCCTTGAGAGCCATGGCTGAAAGTTCCTTCTTTAGAGCTTCAACCCATTCTGGTCTTTTTAAGGCAGACTTGATTCCACGAGGTGTAGTCACTGTAATGAGAGCCTGAAATAAACGAGTACAAGCATAATTTGGTATGTACTTTGGCTTGATGATACCTGCTCGTGCTCGAGTTTGCATAGGATGAGTAGAAGATACTCTTGGCGGAGGAACATGTGGATTTCtctcaattggtggaggaacaGGTGGATTCATCTCAATTGGAGAAACTGGCTCAATGATAGGATTAAGAGACGACTCATCAGAATGTTGATTGTTGATATCGGGCTCTTCCTGGTGGGGCTGTGACTGTGTCTCGTGTGGAATAGCGGACAACTCATGATTGTTGATAGTGGGCTCATCTTGGTTGGTTTGTGACTGTAATCTAGAAAGTAGAGGCGGCTCATCACATAGATTGCAAGAACTTGGTTGATGAGACGAATCAGGAATAACATTTGGGAGCTGCAACTTCAATGAACCATCCAATCGCATTGGTTCAGTAAATTCCGAGATAGGAAGAAATTGAGAATTTGACCTGTCAGGGGACTTAGAGAATGGAAAAGATGACTCATCAAATTTAGCATGACGAGATATATAAATGCGGAAAGTAGAAGGATCGTAGCAACGAAACCCTTTGTGCGAGCTACTGTAGCCCAAAAAAATACAAGCTCTACTTCGTGGCTCAAACTTGTTTGTAGTGTAGTCTCTCAGACACGGATAAACCCTACAGCCAAACGGATGAAAGTGTGCAAAGTTTGGAACAGTTGAGAATAATAACTCAAAGGGTGATTTTCCATCTAACACCTTGGAGGGCAAACGATTTATAACATATACGGCAGTACTAAAAGCTTCCATCCAAAATTTCATAGGAGTAAAGGAATGAAATAACATTGTAAGACCTGTTTCAGTAACGTGCCTATGTTTACGTTCCACTCGTCCATTCTGAGCAGGCGTATATGGAGATGAAAATATATGGTGTATGCCCGACTCTCGGAATAACATCTGCACCTTTTTATTTGTAAACTCTGTGCCCCCATCACTGTGAAAAGTTTTAATACGACTAGACAACTGATTTTCAACAAAAACCTTAAACTGAAGCAACACTTCATAGAAATCAGATTTTTGTCGCAATGGATATAGCCATGTAAATCTGGAataatcatccacaaaaataaCATAATAGCGAAAACCAGAATCAGAGTTAACCGGTGCAGGGCCCCATAAATCACAATGCACAATGTCTAAAATAGAAGAAGATCGTTTTTCATCACGAACAAAAGGTAATCGATGACTTTTAGCTTTCTCACAAGCTTCACAAATCATCGGTTTGGGTAACAAAGCAGTAACAGATATGCTCCCAATTTtatgtaaaaaagaaattacatcAAATGCAACATGACCAAGCCGAGAGTGCCACAGTTCAAAAGACGCTTTAGGCGTACGAGCTGCAACCAGGGCTGACTTAGTATCATCATCCAACACGTACAGACCATCCCTACGACTGCCTTGAGCCAGAATGTGTTGATTTTCCCGATGCTGAATTTTGAAGCAATTGTCAGTAAAAACCACATCAATAGGTAAATCAGTAGTTAATTTGGTCACTGAAATCAAGTTTTTAGTGAGTCCGGGAACAACTAACACCTCAAACAGATgaatagaattatttaaataacaaGTCCCAATATGAGAGATAGGTAATAAGGCACCATTACCGACTACAACTGAATCTGAACCTGTGTAAGGCGTAGATGAGTGGAGTTGTGCCGGAGCAGGAGTCATGTGCGCTGATGGCACCCGTGTCTAAGTACCAGTCAGATATAGGAGGATCAGAGGCAATATTTGATGCAGAGAAAGCCTCAGCAATGTTGGCCACAGGTGTGGCAGTAGCAATCTCACGATTGAATCGATCGGGACAAACGTTGGCATAATGTCCGGTGGTTCTGCATATTTGACAGTGAGGCTGACGCTTTTGGCTAAAACCACCACGACCACTCTTTTTTGGACCGTAACCGCGGCCACGAGACATTTGGGTATTAGAAGACCGAGAGTGTGTGTGGGCGGTGAAAGCAGCTGGGGAAGATATGTTTGGTTCCAGTGTTTGTTGAAACATGTCCCAAGCTTCAGCATTGTTGAGAAGATCTGAAAAGGATGGTAATGGGGACATAGCCATTTGAGTTGCTGAGAAGCTAGAGAATTCAGAGCCAAGTCCTTTCATAAATAGATGGATTTTGTCTGTTTCATCAACGGATCGCCCAATTGCAGATAATTGATCACAAACGAGTTTGAAATCTCGGCCAAATTCAGAGACCGAGCGACCTCCTTTCTTGATGGACTGAAGTTGTCCTTTTAGACGGAGTTCTCGAGCCTTAGATTGATGGCTAAACGTGTGCTCTAATGCGAGCCAAACAGCGCGAGCGGTGGTGCAGCCGACCACCACAGACATTGCTTCCTCGGACAAGGAAGAGAATATGAGACTGACAAGTCTCTGATCATCAACACGCCAAGATTGGTATGCTGGATTTGGTGTTAAGTTTCCGTCAGCGACAACGTCAGTCGGTGGTGCTGGACGTGATCCATCAACTAGGCTGATAAGCCCTTGACCAATGAGAAGTGGGTAGATTTGGCTTCTCCACAACAAGTAGTTTGTTGATGATAATTTAATAGTAAGCATATGGATTAAAGTACCATATGGCAGTGTATCAGAAGAGGGGTTTGAAGAAGCAGCCATGACGTAAGGCCTATGAATTGAGGGAGAGTAGCAGAGATGGTAGAGCGAGAAGAGATTTGGGTTTCAGTATCCTAGTCTGATACCATGTGAATGTAAATATCGTATTTGCATTGAAGATATTCATCACACACTTTACAATATATACAATACTTTCTAAACTAAACAAGGAAAGAGATAAATCAAGGATTGATACAATCCCTTGATAGAAGGCAGAAAATAATACAGAAAATAATACAATTAGAGATTTAAATCAGTGCATTATTTTATGCTATCAGGATCCAAACGTGTTCactaaattttctaaaaatgtgTCTGTCTCATAGTAGATGTATTAAATTATCGCCAAAAGATTAAAATTGTCTATTCCAAATATAGAATCGCGATATATTATGAAATCTCCTATAATTAATGAAACAAATCTATCATCACTAAttatttttctgaaaaaaacCCTGTAGATAACTCTTAAAAATAGAACTTATCCATCTTCTTTGACTTTGTTTTGAAAATCACTTCACCATCACAATGATAGAAATTAATACTCTCATAAACTCTTCATTGTAATATACTCATCAAAATATTAGTCCAATTTTTTAACTTCATATTGATAGAAATTATATAAATCAACCACACAATCGAGGCACTGTATATACTCATTTCAGTGGTACAACGTTATCATCATATATATTGATAGTAGTCAATCATCGATTTCGATTAGAAAGAATTGTAAGTAGGAGTAATAATTTTTGGTCAGAAATTCGTACATAAAAATGTACAAATACAACACAAATATATTGATGTTCGACATGCTACGGTCTAAATATTGTGggtaagggcacccgcaacgctgtgccgttgcggttcctatgccgttccggcggaacggttccgcggcggcacgcgttgcagcctacgttccgtcgccattccgtgccgcccccgttcctatgccgtgccgcgttccgttccggaggaacgcggaacgaaacgttccgccacgcgcctaggcgacgtggcggcctcccattcgacgcgtgaagcccactcgctgccccgcgagtgggcttcgtcccggtgacgcaataattcaaattttttttaaaaaatacgaatttaataattttttttgcaacggtaatgtgaccgttttttatatccgttttatatatttttttattatttatttatttatttactctataaatactcctatttcatactcatttcaaccgcaagtagtccgcctcgaagtggagcgcatccgtctatacaagaacggctatctattcgtgcaaggacacgcgactctagtgcccacacccaactccaacaggatctaattgagcacatttgggcaaattttggcggatgaaattattaaaattgtgtacttttatttttttaggattttaattgtgtgctttttatttttttaagtttaagttgtaattttttttaatgttgtgtgttttttaataaagtgtgtttatttaaattgaattgggttggaaataaaaaaaatgaaattgaatgaatagtaatttaaggaacggttaaggaacagttaaggaacgaagggttgcaggttccgttccttagttaaggaatgaagtaaaaaagtacagtggggccctcaaatagtggtttaaggaacggtataggaacgatataggaacagcgttgtggatggcatAATAATGGGTCCAACTGTCACATGTTGCACATTCcagtatagtactccctccggcCAATATTACTTGAGGCGTTTATTTTttacacgaattttaagaaagttgcgtttagtgagttaaataaagtagatgtgagaataaagtaagtgaaagaagagagagtaaagtaaaagaacgAGTAAAATAAGGAATAAAGTACGTGTGATTAGATGTtctgtttttagccaaaaagaaaaatgactcaagaaatttaggacaacccaaaatggaatacgacaCAAGTAACTTGGGAGCGGAGGCAGTATAAGAAATGAATGAATGGTGAAATCCAAAATTTactcttttaaaattttaaaaattaacttaCTCAACAAACTACCAATCATTATTAATGgtgaatagtagtagtattacttTAGGTAACTATAAAACCAAGTCCTTTAACTCTTCTACTGTTTATTCCATCaatcaaaagaaaaaggaaagaacTCTTCTAGTATTTCTATTTGTATGTTAACTTCGTCTTTATCAATTTCACTCTTTAGTAAAGAACTAAAGATTGTTATTTGTTATATACTTTCTGACTATCAAGTGTCCTcctatttaataaaaaagattAATAATATGATTTTGTGTGAGTGTGTATAAAAGGTGATGGATACTATattttacaacaaaaaatatatataatccaATCATACGTTTAATCCACCGCCATTACAAGATCTtgctattttctttttttctttctttattcaaAGATTTTCCATTCGATGTGACCCACAAAAGATTGGCACTACATTATTATTGCCTCGCCCACCGTTACGAAACACCAAAGAATAATCCTAGAAAAACTTTTCCTCTCAATAATCATACTATATGATTCAAATAAAGTAACTTGAAGGTTGGAAGAAGTTTctttaaagaaaaaaacaatTCATCTACAATTTATGAATAATTTATAATCATAGATTGACAACTACCTACATTAACAGAATGAATCATAgaatacaatatatatataccaaagcacatatatttatatattgggCTCGTAAATTGTAATAATCTGATCATGCTGGAATTTTTGACTATAAAGATTCGAGCTTTTATTCGTTTTCAGTTATGGCATGCTTCTTTACGTACCAATAGAGAAATGATAACTGATGATTTTTTGCAAAGGAAAATTATGGTTAATTATATCTTAAACTATTTGTCATTTAATTAAAGTATGCAAATTAAATATTCATACATAATAGCAGTCGACAAATTATTATCTTTTTTAATTGTTTGTACTATCTAGTGTTGGGTGTATATTTTACATTCTATTATACTCCTATATGAATATGACtgaaaataaacacacaaataTAGAATGATGATTATCGTATACCATTAATAAAAAAGGGGGTAGATGAACCGTGGTCCTTCTTTTTATTAATAGACATTTAAGATACAATTTATTGAATTTCCAACTATTAAACTGCATTTAGGTCCATCAACAATGTCGATATTAATTGCTTTACATTAATATAATTGTCTCATTTTCCCAGTGGATATGAAAATGTGACAACTACGTATTATTGAGCTATTATGATCTTCTTTATGAATTCAGTAGACGTTTGACGAGTCATTATATTCTAAACCAGGTTAATTTGTAGGGTGATGCTAAACAGCGGCAACCACACAGGGATAAATTAGTAAATTTTGTATGTCAattaatagataaaatattaattatagttagTGGATAAGTTGAAATTACTTATATagccttttctttattttctattttagtactccctccattttagTTTGTCAAAGAGAGAGAACGCGTATTTAACTTTTGAACTCAAACCAACATTAATTACTACCCAATTTAATTGCAAAACATTGAAAATTGAATCAAAATAGACAACGCCTTTATCTTGATTCGCATAAAGGAAATTGAGTCTTACAATTTAATTTAGGTACTAAATTTAGGATCTTAATTATTAtcaagaatttaaaaaaaatgattaaattaacAGTTTGATTGATACTTATATTCAATTGAATCATCCGAGATTTCAATTGTTCTTATATTAAACTGAATCATAATTGAAcagtttaattgaattttaattagaTCCAAACGAGTATTTATGCTTTCAGTTAATCTTATATtcatttgaacaatttaatttgatttaacaATCCAGTCAAACTTGTATTCATTTTAAATTCAATTGATTTTAGATCCAATCGAATGATTGGGAATATTTTGATAGTTGATTCAGTTTAACTACTCAAATGAATATTGGTTTCAacagtaataattaaatttaattttaaatttaattaaataaataagttgATTAGTTACTAGATTCGGTTTAACAATTAAGTTGAATTTTATATCTATTAAATAATTCAGTTATATCTATATTCATTTtatattcaaattatcataGATCCAACCGAAGGATTCtgatatttaatttgaattgaaCTATTTATTGAATATTGGACTCAATTAAACAACGAGTgtaattaaattcaatataaCTAAAATTTAATTGAACAATTAAGTTGAATTTAGATTCGGTTTGATAATACGTAGATGAATATTATCTACgttattttctttcttactttaccatttcttcactttaactatttatttagtagtagtattttttcaAATCGAGAGCAAAAAAGAAACGACTGAACTATATTGGAAAGAAATgagtaatatattttaatttagaaGCTTTAACTGCTCTAAaagttaaattaatataatattatataaattttaaaaaaacttagattcatttatattttatcataaTATAGTTCAGAATATATACATTTAATAGCTTAGAATTTAAAATTACTAGGTATTATGTCATACACGAATTTTTCGAACAAATATGAAATCATTACATGAACTCTTCGAATATAATATATACGTCATTTCTATCCCAATaaagtttaaaaatattaaaatgtatCCTGCTCAACATTTAATTGCTATATTTGATGTGCAACTCAATTCTTACAAGAGGCGCGAACTCTATAACAAGATgaaagtatattaaaattagaGGGAAGAAAAGTTAGAGGCGGCAATTTGCTCAAAATAATAGCTAAGGGTATAAAAGTAAACTGAAATTGGCAGTGAACCGGATAGTGGAAATAAACCGGTTTTTCTCTATTAACCTaatttatggccagccataatgtggccacatAGCTTTTCCCTAATTTGTACCCTTTTTGTATATACCTTCATTCATGATGACTTTAATGGATATCTTAAAtattgtttttgtgtaattCAAAATTACTCACTATCCATCCCTAgctccattattttttttaaaaaaagtgagCAAACGTAAAAAAACACCAAACAATAGCAAAATCTGTTACTCGACAACATatcaacaataataaaaaaccAGCACACTCACCctatatataacaaaaaaagcaaaaacaaacCCTAACTAAACAATACTCCACAAACAAAGGCAGAAGGTAAAGTGAGATGAggaaagaaatataaaaaacacGTGCAATACTAATTAAGTGAGAGGTGTATAATTGCATCGCCAAAATTATTTCGTTAACATTTAATTCAATAGCCGGTTGACTGGATTTGTCGAATAGATTTTATTCACATGTTATTTGTTGGGCTAATTTTGATCTAATAAATTCACTAGAGATATATATTATGGTCCCATAACTTTCTTCCGATGAATTGTACTGACCtaattacaaaattgatattgATTTATTGCACACATAGTTTAAACTTAAGACTTATTCCAATTTTCTTTACTACTATATATACAAATTTAGTTTGTCAGACTTATCACACTATATTTACTACTGTTAGAGATCATTCCACACAGGGTATTTTTATCTTGAAGAGTAAAGTTCAATTTCGTACTAATCTCAAAGGGAACATATTtcaaaaatgataaattatCGGAACTTTGGCATTTTTCAAATATTATCGCATGATCTTAGATTTGAAGAAAATTAAGTCATATGTGGCAAACAAAAAATGCACCTAGTTAAAGCCAGGTCTTTAACTTTTAAATTAAGATAGTTGTTATAATACACCTAGTTAGCCATGTCTATAGCTTTTGAACATGTGTATATGCCATTGTCAATAGATTAAAATATGTAGGAAACATTTAACTATcatataattaacaaaaaaaattaaaattatgatataatcgactattttaaaaaattataaaattcatcAAAAATCAACCAATTTATCCCATGTCTACAGTCCATGCCAATGGAACTCGTGACAAATTAAACAGGTAgattagttagcaattaatgctgcaagatttagataatgaacAGTGACAGATGACAAGACATATAAGATTCATAGGAATGAAATTTGTAAGAATTGAAAAGGTTAATATAATAACTAGTAGCATTTCATTCTCCACCAAACTCCCTAGAAATAAATATTGTACTCATGAacaattatattatattgtcaCACCATATCATTAATTTCTGTAGTTTCGTCTTTTCCTCATTCATACCAAATTacatcaatattttttttttattttataagtaaATGTCACGCGTATTTATACAATCTTTGTCGTTTAGCACTAGCAA carries:
- the LOC121781609 gene encoding uncharacterized mitochondrial protein AtMg00810-like — its product is MEQPPGFVDPQFPNHVCRLKKAIYGLKQAPLAWYQRLSDFLIRIGFFCSRSDPSLFIYNRGSSTIYLLVYVDDIILTGNSYNVLKSVISRLHQEFAITDLGKLGYFLGLEVTYTSSGIFLNQAKYARDILQRASLEESKPVSTPLAAGCQLSKDGQPFEDPTLYRSLVGSLQYLTITRPDLSFAVNLVSQHLQHPTIAHFQAVKRILRYVKHTPAFGLSFTRSSSFSLVAYSDADWARCVETRRSTYGYSIFLGGNLVSWSAKKQPTVSRSSCESEYRALANTASEMVCALQLLRELQVQLSSCPTLYSDNNSAIFLSQNPSSHKRAKHIDIDFHFVRELVSNGQLETRYVSSDLQVADIFTKALHRPLFEFFRDKLRVGPHPTSCLRGDDSIK